One Setaria italica strain Yugu1 chromosome II, Setaria_italica_v2.0, whole genome shotgun sequence DNA segment encodes these proteins:
- the LOC101783977 gene encoding LOW QUALITY PROTEIN: ATP synthase subunit gamma, chloroplastic (The sequence of the model RefSeq protein was modified relative to this genomic sequence to represent the inferred CDS: inserted 2 bases in 2 codons), protein MSCSHLSTAWSSSALASSASSTRRRSSAPRSGGSGLVVRCSLRELRSRIDSVRNTQKITEAMKLVAAAKVRRAQEAVVSSRPFSEALVEVLYNMNQEIQTEDIDLPLTRTRPVKKVALVVLTGERGLCGSFNNNVLKKADTRIDELKQLGLEYTXISVGKKGNAYFQRRXYIPLERELEVSGVPTVKDSQAICDLVYSLFVSEAVDKVELLYSKFVSLVRSDPIIQTLLPMSPKGEICDVNGVCVDATEDELFRLTTKEGKLTVEREKVKIETQPFSPVVQFEQDPVQILDALLPLYLNSQILRALQESLASELAARMSAMSSATDNAIELRKNLSIAYNRQRQAKITGEILEIVAGADALAG, encoded by the exons ATGTCGTGCTCCCACCTCTCCACCGCGTGGTCCTCCTCGGCGctcgccagcagcgcctcctccacccggcggcgctcctccgccccgcgctccggcggcagcggcctcgTGGTGCGGTGCTCCCTCCGCGAGCTCCGCAGCCGCATCGACTCCGTCCGCAACACGCAGAAGATCACCGAGGCCATGAAGCTCGTGGCCGCCGCCAAGGTCCGGCGCGCGCAGGAGGCCGTCGTCTCCTCCCGCCCCTTCTCGGAGGCGCTCGTGGAGGTCCTCTACAACATGAACCAGGAGATCCAGACGGAGGACATCGACCTGCCGCTCACCCGCACCCGCCCCGTCAAGAAAGTGGCCCTCGTGGTCCTCACCGGCGAGCGCGGCCTCTGCGGCAGCTTCAACAACAACGTGCTCAAGAAGGCGGACACCCGCATCGACGAGCTCAAGCAGCTGGGCCTCGAATACA TCATCAGCGTGGGGAAGAAGGGCAACGCCTACTTCCAGCGCC CCTACATCCCGCTGGAGCGGGAGCTGGAGGTGAGCGGCGTGCCCACCGTGAAGGACTCGCAGGCCATCTGCGACCTGGTGTACTCGCTCTTCGTCTCCGAGGCGGTGGACAAGGTGGAGCTGCTCTACTCCAAGTTCGTGTCCCTGGTGCGCTCCGACCCCATCATCCAGACGCTGCTGCCCATGTCCCCCAAGGGGGAGATCTGCGACGTCAACGGCGTGTGCGTGGACGCCACGGAGGACGAGCTGTTCCGCCTCACCACCAAGGAGGGGAAGCTCACCGTGGAGCGCGAGAAGGTGAAGATCGAGACGCAGCCCTTCTCCCCCGTGGTGCAGTTCGAGCAGGACCCCGTGCAGATCCTCGACGCGCTGCTCCCGCTCTACCTCAACAGCCAGATCCTCCGCGCCCTGCAGGAGTCGCTCGCCAGCGAGCTCGCCGCCCGGATGAGCGCCATGAGCAGCGCCACCGACAACGCCATCGAGCTCCGCAAGAACCTCTCCATCGCCTACAACCGCCAGCGCCAGGCCAAGATCACCGGGGAGATCCTCGAgatcgtcgccggcgccgacgccctCGCTGGCTGA
- the LOC101785332 gene encoding protein RRP6-like 3: protein MPGAATLRSRAAVAATACLAVLAAAALLHRRRRRKRAPASPRRLGVAGRRGRPRRACEKEEKPQARFKRVLADNSYAPFKHLRRQSAQPGGAEGEASLLPSQESSQRVHPFEEEITSLLNNPPGFRSFMLGDQCPEMHTPYNWVDTEAQLEHLARLLGEEKAFAVDTEQHSVRSFLGYTALMQISTQKEDYLIDTIALHDVMGILRPVFANPSICKIFHGADNDVLWLQRDFHIYVVNMFDTAKACEILSKPQKSLAYLLELYCEVTTDKTMQREDWRLRPLTPEMIEYARTDAHYLLYIANCLASELHAKARDTSSDKINFFFEASHRSNMVSMQLYAKEIECPPGASSAASILTRNLQTHGLDSKRSSEVKDLVWKFCAWRDLMARMHDESLRYVLSDQAIAALAVSLPKGPTEVFAVLAETDLNISSMYPSLSSPSPIVVAHVEELCYLLENTTTSMDDIFKSLLEKYKDPSGLCRLSVYNYNLITELSLKQTNMFSFAPSGEKLLTAPPNKKASRDLFIKKFSCKSPVYHNCRIYASDGRLLCYCDRKKLEWYVQRNLAKLIEDSPPAIMLLFEPKGRPEDEDNEFYIQSKKNICVGCGEKSHYIRYRIIPSCYRMHFPEHLKSHRSHDIVLLCVDCHEIAHSAAEKYKRRVAEEFGIPLFVQKIVNSGDISLITHTSVSEDKLNGTGVSPLQLRTAAMALLRHGSTMPLKRCEELMQIVKSYYGGRDVTPEDLEMALLVGMSPHERRRLEKKKGYSFKAQAQNIITKSSSSNISENSGHGSENSHALSEQFPEDGTESNGQQEFDETESENQLEDLTLSQGGSSLPVSMEDTTFGHDTATFETDTKQQASGACIPANGYLNRDPSIRDNSNQAISKNAEKKISLLGHGHHGKQVVELLLSNGGEEAINQFCQRWRQVFVEAVHPRYLPSGWNINHSGRRDFGDFSVYKPSKNATPP from the exons AtgcccggcgccgccaccctccgATCGCGCGCGGCCGTCGCGGCCACAGCGTGCCTCGCggtcctcgccgcggcggctcTCCTCCACCGCAGGCGCCGCAGGAAACGGGcgcccgcctcgcctcgccgcctcggggtcgcggggcggcgggggcgcccccgccgcgcctGCGAGAAGGAGGAGAAGCCGCAGGCGCGGTTCAAGCGCGTGCTCGCGGACAACTCCTACGCTCCATTCAAGCACTTGCGCCGCCAGAGTGCTCAGCCGGGAGGCGCTGAAGGCGAGGCGTCCCTGCTACCGTCTCAAG AATCATCACAAAGGGTCCACCCATTTGAGGAGGAAATCACATCTTTGCTAAACAACCCCCCTGGTTTTCGTAGCTTTATGCTGGGTGACCAATGCCCAGAAATGCATACTCCATATAATTGGGTTGATACAGAAGCTCAACTGGAGCATTTGGCAAGATTGTTGGGTGAGGAAAAAGCTTTTGCTGTTGATACAGAGCAACATAGTGTTCGGTCTTTCCTAGGATATACTGCACTAATGCAG ATCTCTACCCAGAAGGAAGATTATTTGATAGACacaattgcattgcatgatgTGATGGGCATTCTACGACCAGTGTTTGCCAATCCTTCAATCTGTAAG ATCTTCCATGGAGCTGACAATGATGTTCTTTGGCTTCAAAGGGATTTTCATATTTATGTTGTGAATATGTTTGATACTGCCAAG GCATGTGAAATTTTGTCGAAACCACAGAAATCATTAGCATATTTGCTTGAACTATATTGTGAAGTGACCACAGACAAGACAATGCAG CGCGAAGATTGGAGATTGCGCCCTCTGACACCAGAAATGATTGAGTACGCTCGCACTGATGCCCACTATCTGTTGTACATTGCAAATTGTTTGGCATCAGAGCTCCATGCAAAAGCCCGTG ATACTTCCAGTGATAAAATCAATTTTTTCTTCGAGGCTAGTCATCGCTCAAATATGGTCAGCATGCAACTATATGCAAAAGAAATTGAATGTCCTCCTGGAGCTTCCAGTGCAGCATCTATTCTCACACGAAATTTGCAAACTCATGGGCTTGACTCCAAAAGGTCTAGTGAAGTCAAG GATCTTGTTTGGAAATTTTGTGCATGGAGGGATTTAATG GCTCGGATGCATGATGAAAGCTTACGGTATGTTCTGTCAGACCAAGCTATAGCTGCCCTTGCTGTTAGTCTTCCAAAAGGCCCAACAGAGGTGTTTGCTGTCCTAGCAGAAACTGACCTAAACATTTCTAGTATGTACCCCTCCTTGTCGTCACCGTCACCTATTGTTGTTGCTCATGTTGAAGAACTTTGCTATCTGCTGGAGAACACCACTACCAGCATGGATGACATTTTTAAAAGTTTGCTAGAGAAGTATAAAGATCCAAGTGGATTATGTCGACTATCAGTTTATAATTATAACCTTATAACAGAGCTAAGTTTGAAGCAAACAAATATGTTTTCCTTTGCTCCAAGTGGAGAAAAGTTGCTGACAGCACCGCCTAATAAAAAGGCTTCACGGGATTTATTCATTAAAAAGTTCTCCTGCAAGTCCCCAGTATATCACAATTGCAGGATCTATGCTAGTGATGGAAGACTACTTTGCTATTGCGACCGCAAAAAACTGGAATG GTATGTTCAACGTAATTTGGCAAAATTAATTGAAGATAGTCCTCCAGCAATCATGCTTCTATTTGAACCTAAAGGTCGTCCAGAGGATGAAGATAATGAGTTTTACATTCAGAGCAAGAAAAATATTTGTGTTGGATGTGGAGAAAAGAGCCACTATATTAGATATAGAATAATACCATCATGCTACAGGATGCATTTTCCAGAGCATCTGAAGAGCCATCGTTCACATGATATTGTACTTCTCTGTGTAGACTGTCACGAAATTGCTCATTCAGCAGCTGAGAAATACAAGAGGCGAGTAGCGGAAGAATTTGGAATACCCCTTTTTGTGCAAAAGATAGTGAACTCGGGTGATATAAGTTTGATTACCCACACATCAGTATCTGAAGATAAATTGAATGGAACAGGTGTCTCCCCATTGCAGCTAAGGACTGCTGCAATGGCTCTTCTACGGCATGGATCAACTATGCCATTGAAGAGATGTGAAGAGCTAATGCAG ATTGTAAAGTCATACTATGGTGGTAGGGATGTGACTCCTGAAGATCTCGAGATGGCATTACTTGTTGGTATGAGTCCCCATGAGCGAAGGCGtcttgaaaagaaaaagggttaTTCATTTAAAGCTCAGGCTCAAAATATTATTacaaagagcagcagcagcaacatctcAGAAAACAGTGGGCATGGATCAGAAAATAGTCATGCCTTATCTGAGCAATTTCCTGAGGATGGAACTGAGAGTAATGGTCAACAAGAGTTTGATGAGACAGAGAGTGAAAACCAGCTAGAGGATTTAACCTTGAGCCAGGGAGGTTCAAGTTTGCCAGTCAGTATGGAGGATACAACTTTTGGTCATGACACTGCGACATTCGAGACAGATACCAAGCAGCAAGCAAGTGGCGCCTGCATTCCTGCAAACGGCTATCTCAACAGGGATCCTTCTATCCGTGACAATTCTAATCAGGCCATTTCCAAGAATGCTGAGAAGAAGATATCCTTGTTGGGTCATGGGCATCATGGTAAACAAGTTGTGGAGCTTTTGCTTTCCAATGGTGGGGAGGAAGCTATTAACCAGTTCTGCCAAAGGTGGAGGCAGGTCTTTGTTGAAGCTGTTCACCCGCGCTACTTACCTTCTGGCTGGAATATTAACCACAG CGGACGGCGGGATTTCGGTGACTTCAGTGTCTACAAGCCATCAAAGAATGCGACTCCACCCTGA